The nucleotide sequence TTGCCTGTGACCAACAGACAGAGACCCGGGGATGTGTTCCATCCCCACAAGACTCACGTTCGCAGGAGGCATCCCGGGTACCTCTTTCTGGGACAGTGGTGGAAGCCAGAGTATGATGTGCTGTCCCCTGGCTGGGCCCTGTCACAGCAGCCATGAGCCCCCGGCTCATGTACCAGGCACACAGGAGCAGCAGAGGGTCGTGTTCTGACTCCCGTGTCCTGTCAcatctccccaccccagctctgctTCCCAGTTAGCTTGTGTCTCTTGTGGCTCAGATCTGTGTACCCCTTAATGAAGTGGCTTTCTCGCTGCCCAGGACTGAGAGCTGCTGCTGGGGAGCGGAAGTCACTAATAGAATGGAGAACGCTGTGAAATACTCTCAAGTGTCAAGCTGGGCCCAGCCCAGTGTGGTTCTAAAAGGCAATAAAAATCCACCAATTAATTGTGACAGCTCAAGGGAAAATTATTCAATTGTGAACAGAGAcaggcagcagctcgaaaggagGGGAGATGTTGCCATAGTAACATCGATACAGGTTCTCATGTCAGCAGTTGAAGCCAGCCTGGGAGTGAGCAGTATCAGACTGCTGTATCTGACAGGGGATGGGACGCAGGACACACCAGGGCAGCGTTTGGAAGAGATGCTCTGCCCTCCAGGCCCACAGCCACTGCAGGCCGAGCGCTGGCGTCCCCTGGGCAGAGACGGTGTCTTCAGGATGGGAGAAAGCCAGGGAGGGAGCAGTCAAGTGTAGGAGGCAAACGCCCTGTGTGTGTTCCCCTGTACCTTTGACCGTGGGCATTTTACCAACTGCCAATTAAGGGGACACTGGGAGAGGTGAGTGGGCGCGTGCAACATGATTTCCATTTCCCCAAAGTCAAGCCACTGGCAGCTCAGGAAAGTGGCATTCATGGGGCACAGAGGACCTGCAGGCAAGAATCAGGCGAGCTTCCCGTTTCAGTTTTGCAGTTTacaacttttatttcaaaagatcCGTACAACACATTCAGATTCCGCACATTTGAAATGCAGCCTTGCTACAGCAAAAGTGAAGGCCTTGTTTGTCTCCCACGGGAGTGGCGGCTTGGCGAGCGCTGTGCTGCCGAGGACAGTTACCAGAGGGACCGGTCGCTGGATCTGAGCAGCGTCTCGACACCACAGCAGGGTTTTCTTGCCAGAGGGATCTTGTATTAATGGGGTGGagaacaggattttatttttttcatttttaactttcagaACCATATACTGTACCCAGTGGAATGGACTCATTCACAGTTGCACTTTGGATGTCGGCTGCAGACGTCCCTGTGGAGACGGTGGAGACGTCCCTGTCAAAACTTTGATGGCCCCACTGTAATCCCTCAGGCCGCCCACCTTCCACCTGGAGCCTGCACAGCCAGCTCTGCCTGTTTATATTTATGGCCAACAGTACCCTCAGTTCCATGGCTGGAGACAGACCGTGGGGACGGGCCAACACAGGCACCAGTGACAGTGCTGGGGGGCCGCTGCCATGGGGGGGCGTCGTCTTTTTACCCGAGATGGTTGCTTTTGGTCATCTCCTTGTTGACACTACCAGCCTTTTGCTTCAGCAAAGTTGGAAATCTAAAGTAAGCACCCACCTAACGAATCCTACCGCTAATAACTCCTTATAATAACACCCACACCTCGGTCTGTGAGGTCTGAGGGGTGGAACCGGTGCGGTGGGGAGCAGGGTCCGAGGAGAAGCCCTGTCCCGGGTGCCCCGGCCCCTTCACCGGCGGCCGAAGCGGAAGCTGAAGCCGCCTTTCTTCCTGCTGTAGCCGTTGAGCTCCTCGGCCAGGGTCCCTAATGGGCCACTAGCCTTCTCCCCGTCAGCCGGGAAGAAGCCGGTGGCCTCACTGCCATCATCCTGCCTCCCAAACCGGAACCTGAAGCCAGCACGCTCTCTGCCTGACATCTGCAGCTCCTTGGCTGTGACGAGCAGGGCATGTGGGTGGGGGACTGGCAGCCACTCGGAGGAGCCCCATGGGAAGTGGCCTCGGTGTCTCCGGGACAGGTCGGCCCAGTTCATTGTGCCTCCGATGGCGTCCATGGGCTCTTCTCTGTCCAGCAGAGGAAAGCAGGTGCCCAGCGGCAGCAGGAGGAACAGGCAGGACAGGAAGGAAAGGCTTATCATCTGCTCCAgcggaaagagaggaagaagttacaggctgctgtgtgggccGTACACACTTGTCAGCAGTACCTCCCAGGGCCTGGGCAGCCGTCAGAGCGGAAGCCGGTGGCCCACCTGAGCCCAACTTGCGAACAGCATGAGGAAGCGTCACTGCGTTGTGGGGACCAAGCCTTTATTTTCTTAGCAGGCGCAGGAGCTGATTGCACCAATTAGGCTGGTGCTCCCTCTCCTGAAACCCCTGGATTTGATGGCCGTGGCAGTTTAGCTGTAATCCCACCACTGCTGGGATGGCTTTCAGCAGCACAcaggcagccagggagagctgGGCGAACTTGGgttcattcttttattataattattgacTCTTGGCAATATCAATCTCAGAGCCATGGGGTAGAAAGTTAATAGGACCAATCTCTTAGTCTTCAACTTGATAATAAATGGGTCTAGATAAACTGTTTAGCTAATGTCTCTTTAACATGGAAATAAGTTGCTCCAGAAAGCAGGAAACCGATCTGACGTACCTGGGCTAACGCACCCCCCCTGGGGAGGAGCGTGTAAACACGGCTGGATGTCGATGGTCCCTATTGAGCACCACGTGTGTACACGGCGGCACTTCATCTGCACAATAAATCTAACTTGGAGGCAGTCATTCCCATGTTTCTCGGCAAGAAAACTGTCAGAAAGACTAAGAGATTGTGCCTAGGCCACACAGCGAGAACGTGGAGGCTCTGGGATTCGTGATTCTAATGGCACTTCAGGCCCCTGGGCACTGCTTTCCATCCGTGTCTGCACTTCCTTGCAGCCCTCCAGGAGGTGTTTGTTCCCTGTCACAGTGGAGGGAGTAGGCTCAAACAGGTGGCTTGCCGGAGATGTCACAGCTTTGTAAGTGACAAGTGGGATGCCAGCCTATGTCTAACTGGGCTTGACTCAGGATTTGCTATGTGTAGTGGTCTTTGTGGGGGTTGGAACCAGACTAGAGCCTCCCGGCATGCCCCTGCCTCTGCAATGACTGCTTGTTCTTTTGCAAAGGAAGCCTTTTTGGTAACAACCATGGCGAGTCAGGGCTGGCTGGTCCTCTGAAGAGGAGAACGGAGACTGGAATAAAGAGAAGATGACACAGGCTCCCAGGGCTTTCCTTAGAAATGGCTCCCTTGAAGACATTCCAAACTGAACTCCGCCAGAAAGCTTTACAGAAATCACAAAAGCAGCCATCCTACGCTTCTCATCCCGGGGCTGGAGCCACCTCTCACCTCCTGAGAAGCCCCTGCATCgggcctgggtggggtggggcttcCCACAGGAGTCTCCTCTCCAGAAAGTACCGCGGACAGCTCTTTGGACCAGGGAGGTTCCCACCTGGGGATGACGGCCTCCGGGAGGGACATCTTGATGCACAGAAGGAAGTGGCCCTTCTACCCTTTTGGGGGGTCATGAACCCCTTCAAGAACCTGGTAGAAGCTTGGGACACTTGCACTGAAAATTGGGCCCCAGCACAAGTCAGGGTGTCTGTCAGGCCCCAACATCCGGGACAAGGCAGGCAGGGCACGGGATGGAGACCAGGGGCCGGGCCCTGGAGGGCAGCTGTGGCCCATCTGTGCTGCTCTGGGCTACAGGATGGGGCACTGgcctcacctctctgggccttcccAGCCCTGTGGCTGGCCTGCCCAGCTCCTGACCTGGGTGAGGCCCTGAGCGGGTTTGCTGAGGGGTAGGGGCGTCTACTCACCGTGCTGTGGGCCTGCTCCCCAGGAGGGCGGGCAGGCTCCTCTGAGCTCTGATCCAGGAGGTGTGGCTCCCGGGCTCTCCCCGCTTTATACAGGTGCCCTGGGCCTTGCCACCCGCCTCCCTGCGCTCGTGCGCTCTGACGGCTGCACATTCCTGACCCTGGGATTCCATTGGGGGCTCCGGTGGTGAAGGAGAGGGCAGTGCTGACTGCATTGACAAAAGGCCCAACACAAACAGGATGTGGTCTGATGAGGGGCAGACGGGCTGGTCTTTGCCCAGAGCCCCACCTCGTTCAGAGGAAGCGGAGGCATCGTTAACTGAGTCATGGGCAGGGACCCTCGAGTCCCTTGGAGGCGGCGTCGGCACCCACCCTTGACAATCCCAGTGGTCCTGTCTTAGGTCTGCCTCACTCTccagagaggctgtggaggggGGAGGTCCACGCCTCACACCTACCGCCTGCCCGGCCAGCACAGCACTCCCGTGGGCTCAGGAACTCAGACCCCTGTGAAGTGGGCGATGGCCTTTCAGTCTAGCAGGTTAGCAGTTATTAGAGGCCGTGGCTCACCTGTTCTGGAGCCTCACGAGGGATGTCCGGCGCCGAAAGGCTGAGCAGGCAATGGGGGTGGAAGGGGCCGGGGCCCGGCGACCTCCCCTTTAAGCCTGAGGCCCTACACCACTCAGGAGAGAAGCTCGGTCTTTCCTGCACTGGAAGCCCGTGCCTGGCTTGGTACCTACGCCCATCTGGGAATGGACGGATGGACAGACGAGCCCCTGTTTTGGAAACGGCTGGCTCTCCGTTGGGCACACCTCGCTTTCTGAACCTCAGCTGAGAGTGCACACACCCGCTGTCCGGCCGCAGTAATAGGTCACGGAGATGAGACTGTTAGCCCCGCAAGAGACTTGGTGAGGGCTGGGTGGAGGGTGTCAGGGTCATGGCGCCACCACTGGAGGACTCCAGTGTTCGTCACTCTGGCCACTTGCTCCCGGGTAGTTTTTCCCCAGGTGAGTTCACAGGTGTGCGTGGGGAACGTCACGTGTCACCTGCACAGCATCCCCACAGTGGAGTATGGGGTTGGAGGGGGCTGCATTGTGGGTCCACATGTCCCTGCAGGATATGCTGTGGTCCGGGCGTCTTGCTCATGTCTCAGGTGCTCCCCCATGACTGCTAACTGCGCAGTCTGCCCGGTGTGTGATCCTAGAGTCGCTCCAAGCACAGGCATGTGTGTGCAACAGAGCACTGCAGAGTTCTCCAGGCACCGGCCAAGGGGGACGGCAGGCGCCTAGCACGGGAAGTGTTTGCCGTGGGCAGCGCCCCTCTCCTGTCCCCGTGCCTGTGCCCTGTGCCCCCGCACTGTATCTGAGGAGTGCCTGTGGGGTGTCCAGCAAGGAGGTGCCGAGACAGCCCCGTTGGCTCCAGCCTTTGCTGCTCACCTGGCGGAGACTTTCCCTCCACTCTCTTGGTGAGGCTGCAGCTGCTCTTTATTCGTCTGGAGGCAGCTGCTCACGCCAGGCTGGGGACTGCGCACAGAGAATTTCCCTCACCCAGCTGGCCTGTCACCTTTGCCTGTGGTGCTGGGAGCGGGGAGGGATCACCCCTTGAGGCCACCATCACATGGGAATAGAGAAGGCCTCGGGGGcacttccctgcccccagccGCCTGAGGAACGCGCTGGCTGGAATCTTTACTCCCCTCATGGGGGGAAAATGGCTCAGAGGGTCCGAGTGCTTCGCCCCAACCCTGGCCTTGCCTCTGTCCTCCAACAGGAAGTGCTGGTTTCCCCTTGACCTTGTCTGGAGAGAAGAGGGTCAAGAAAAGGCAGACGGCCCATGGTTGACTTTGGGCCCTTCCAAGGGGTGCACCCATGTGCTCACCTGAGCAGGTGCAGAGGCGGTTTCCATCACCAAGGCCAGGGCTGCCTCTGAGGGGCcggcgcgtgtgtgtgtgtgtgtgtgtgtgtgtgcacatgaggGAGGTGCAGTGCCATCATTTTATCTCTAGTTAACGCTGGTTGGTTATGACACTGGGTGCTGGTTAACGATGGGGTACGGCCTGCAGTGGGTCACTCACGGGCTGTGAGGCCTTGGGCCAGATActtgccctctctgtgcctcaattctATCAGCTGTAAAAGGAGAGTTTTTGGTTCCCAAGCTGTGCTCTGTGGAATTCCTCAGGGGCAGTTGAGGAGGGAGCGGAGGGCAGGTGTGGGGTCAAACCCTGAGGGCCACCCCCTGGCCCCCAGGGGGAAAGCTTCACTTGGCTGTTTGACACATTGGGCTCCAGGAAAAAGTTCTGCTGGGAAAACAGCCACTTACCCAGGGTCCCTATTAGGATGAGGGCCGGTAGCTCAGGGAAATGGCCACTGAAAGTCCTGAGTGTTGGGcacaggtttggggtgggggcaaggctggggaggggtttggggaggtCCCCATGTGGCCCCAACTCAGCCCAGCCCCACCCGCCCTGCCGCCACCCTCGTGTAGAGGTGCCCAGAGCCAAGGATGATGTCGGATTTGGTGCCAAACTTCCCAGCTCAGGAGTTTTCCAGGTGCACCCAGAACACCTGACCCAAAAGCTTGTTTTGGAGCCCACTTCCTGGGCCCCTCAAAGCCGCTGCGGTCCCTTCAGGGAATGAGTCCCTACTCTTGAGCAGCTGGGGGTGGTGACAACTGTGACAGTTGGGCAGGGTCTAAGCTGCAGTTGTGTCGCAGAGAGCAGTGGGATCCATTCATGGTCAGCTTCTGGCCGCAGAGGCTTTTCCTGGCATCAGGGTAAGCGGGGGGAGGGCCGTGGCTTTGGGAGAGCTCAGCCAGGGGGCCTGCTTTCGTGCAGGCTGGAAGCCACCAATGTGAGGTGCCCTGGGAAGCCATCCTGGAGGGTCAGGGCGTCATGCCAGGATGTCCAAGCTGGCCAGCCGCCTGTCCTTGCTTCTCCAAGTGTGGGACCTGAGACTGGATGAGGGCAGGACCTGATGGGGTGACACAACCTGGCGCTGCTTGGCTCTAGAACCCCCTCCTCCACCTACCCGTTAGCCCCACATGAGCCCCGAGAAGTGGGATCCACACCTGCTCAGCCATGAACcatctgtgaccttgggcaaatcccatcactttctgagtctccatttctccACCCGATGGGGGACAACAGCAGTGTCCACATCCTGGGGGGTCGTGAGCTACTGAGTAAAGCAGGGTGGGCTGGTGTGGTCCCCACCCGGGCTGGCTGCCGCTGTCCCAGGGCCCAGGCGATGCCGTcctcctgggcctgggcctgggcctgggttCCCTAGGTCTGCTGTTCCCTCAGAGTTCCTGGTGGTGCTGCCTGAACCCCTCCTGCCACAGGGACCCTCTTCTTGTGCTGTATTCCACATTGTGTGTGGTGAATTGCAAGCACATACTCAGCTCTCAGAACCTATGACTCAGGTCACGGAGTCTCCCCTTTTGGCCCCGGGAGCCGAGCCAGAGCAGCAGCGAGCTGAGCCCAGGGAACCACCTTGGGGAAGGTGTAGAGGCTGCAGGGAGCAGCTGAGTCAGGCTGGCAAGGCTGCTCCCTGGGGCGGGTATGGCCCCAAGAGGCAGGCGGCCATCATCACATCAGTCACTTCTGGTGGCCTGGCTGGGGGTCCCATCCCCATGCGACCCTGTGAGCCCTGTACAGGCAGGCCTGTATGCATCTCGGCAGAGGACACTGGAGACGTGTTCCAGCCATGGTTAGGGACAGACAGACGGGGCCTCTGTCTGCCACACATGCTGGGTTCACGGTCAGCCCAAGGCCTGGACATGTCTACTTCCCACTGACCCCACGTGGGGCCTTTGACGCAGGGACTCGATAAATACTGGATTTCATTAAATGAGCCCGGGGAGTGCTTTGCCCTTCAGCCTCAAATTGGTTTTATAAACAGCCAGTAGGGCTATTGTTCATAAAGACGCTCGACCCCCCCAGCCCTAAGGGACCCACAGGGACAGTTTGTCCCCGGGGACCCTGATGTGATTCACAGGTTCATTCCCCCAAAGCCCAGCCCCCAGGCGCAGATCATTTGGGAGGTCACTGCTCTGCCAAAGGACCTTGGGCCCAGCGCCACCTGGGAAATTGGGGGAATCATGCCGGAGGCAGTCCTGGCACCTGGGTGTGGCTCCAGTGTGGGTGCCAATCGGGGTTTGGGTGGAGGCCTGAGCCAGGTCACCATGAGACTTTATTGGagacagggacacacacacacgacatgaAGTGCACACGGCCCAGACTGGCGCCCCTCGCACGCCGTG is from Rhinolophus sinicus isolate RSC01 linkage group LG04, ASM3656204v1, whole genome shotgun sequence and encodes:
- the QRFP gene encoding orexigenic neuropeptide QRFP, whose translation is MSLPEAVIPRWEPPWSKELSAVLSGEETPVGSPTPPRPDAGASQEMISLSFLSCLFLLLPLGTCFPLLDREEPMDAIGGTMNWADLSRRHRGHFPWGSSEWLPVPHPHALLVTAKELQMSGRERAGFRFRFGRQDDGSEATGFFPADGEKASGPLGTLAEELNGYSRKKGGFSFRFGRR